One Amorphoplanes digitatis genomic window carries:
- a CDS encoding coiled-coil domain-containing protein gives MTARPRRWLVLALAPLVAVTMLLVPAGPANADPDDKKTSTADDGEDDPLLNEVLDSTGRRFVAAKSAVAKSTKTQLGLALKVKDAEARRDAMLPEVGAVAAQQYRTGGISTMGFLLNTDGPEGFLKKAVSLEEISALNDGKLHALYQAIDDVNTAKARLDQEVKAQQQNLAAMKKQKQSAEKALAKVGGNIVTGGFVLVNSPVAAAAPRNSDGEFSPESCSVNDPTTSGCITPRTFHMYKEVKKANFKRFVGCHRNGGPFEHPKGRACDWSLQKSGFSPWHNQDTREYGNNLMAFLVRNADRLGILYVIWNKQIWFPATGWKSYSGPSDHTDHVHVSML, from the coding sequence ATGACGGCAAGACCCCGCCGGTGGCTGGTCCTCGCCCTGGCACCGCTCGTCGCGGTCACGATGCTGCTCGTGCCCGCCGGCCCGGCAAACGCCGACCCGGACGACAAGAAGACGTCGACCGCCGACGACGGCGAAGACGACCCGCTCCTCAACGAAGTGCTCGACTCCACCGGACGACGCTTCGTCGCGGCGAAGTCGGCGGTCGCGAAGTCGACGAAGACGCAGCTCGGCCTGGCCCTCAAGGTCAAGGACGCCGAGGCCCGCCGGGACGCCATGCTTCCCGAGGTCGGCGCCGTCGCGGCACAGCAGTACCGCACCGGCGGCATCTCCACCATGGGCTTCCTGCTGAACACGGACGGCCCGGAAGGCTTCCTCAAGAAGGCGGTCTCCCTCGAGGAGATCAGCGCCCTCAACGACGGCAAGCTGCACGCGCTGTACCAGGCGATCGACGACGTCAACACCGCCAAGGCCCGCCTCGACCAGGAGGTCAAGGCACAGCAGCAGAACCTCGCCGCGATGAAGAAGCAGAAGCAGTCGGCGGAGAAGGCCCTGGCGAAGGTCGGCGGCAACATCGTGACCGGCGGTTTCGTGCTCGTCAATTCGCCGGTGGCCGCCGCGGCTCCGCGTAACTCCGACGGCGAGTTCAGTCCCGAGTCGTGCAGCGTTAACGACCCCACGACCAGCGGCTGCATCACCCCGCGGACCTTCCACATGTACAAGGAAGTGAAGAAGGCGAACTTCAAGCGGTTCGTCGGCTGCCACCGCAACGGGGGCCCGTTCGAGCATCCGAAGGGCCGGGCCTGCGACTGGTCGCTGCAGAAGAGCGGCTTCTCGCCCTGGCACAACCAGGACACCCGGGAGTACGGCAACAACCTGATGGCGTTCCTGGTGCGCAACGCCGACAGGCTGGGCATTCTCTACGTCATCTGGAACAAGCAGATCTGGTTCCCGGCGACTGGCTGGAAGTCATACTCCGGACCGAGCGACCACACGGACCACGTGCACGTGTCGATGCTCTGA
- a CDS encoding glycoside hydrolase family 65 protein produces MIRERAYPVDPWHIRETRLDLDLMAQSESVFALSNGHIGIRGNLDEGEPHGLPGTYLNSFYELRPLPYAEAGYGFPESGQTMVNVTNAKLMRLLVDDEPFDVRYGELRSHERTLDLRAGTLERIVEWISPSGQAIRVRTVRLVSFTQRAVVAFLYEVEAVDSPARLILQSELVANEQLPPTSKDPRVAAVLDHPLQAEELLEQRTGGLLVHRTKASDLRMAAAMEHLVEAPGKHAVTTEGHPDWLRTTVACKLEPGQKLRVVKLAAYGWSSNRSLPAVRDQVGAALASARLDGWEGLVEAQRDYLDAFWDHSDVKVEGDPEVQQAVRFGLFHMLQSGARAEQRPIGSKGLTGPGYDGHTFWDAETFVLPALTYTQPSAAADVLRWRHSTLDLARERAQTLGLQGAAFPWRTIRGQECSAYWPAGTAGFHIGADIADAVRRYVSATGDFDFEREVGLELLVETARLWRSLGHHDRHGRFHIDGVTGPDEYTAVVNDNIYTNLMAQQNLFAAADAVKRHPDLARRLGVDGEESASWRDAAASVHIPYDRELGVHQQSEGFTRLQEWDFENTPPEAYPLLLNYPYFDLYRKQVVKQADLVMAMYVRGDAFTPEEKARNFAYYDSRTVRDSSLSACIQAVMAAEVGHLELAHDYLGEAALMDLHDLHQNARDGVHVASLAGSWIALVAGLGGMRDSGGQLSFAPRLPSRINALEFSLLWRGLRLRVEVTADEVTYSLRNGGGSARLDLLHHGKEVTITQVKPVVLAIPPAPPTGPQPNQPFGRAPVRRATGS; encoded by the coding sequence GTGATCCGTGAACGGGCCTACCCCGTCGATCCCTGGCATATCCGGGAGACCCGGCTGGACCTGGACCTGATGGCTCAGTCCGAGTCCGTATTCGCCCTGTCCAACGGCCACATCGGCATCCGCGGGAACCTGGACGAGGGCGAGCCGCACGGCCTGCCCGGCACCTATCTGAACTCGTTCTACGAGCTGCGGCCGCTGCCGTACGCCGAGGCGGGCTACGGGTTCCCCGAGTCGGGCCAGACGATGGTCAACGTCACCAACGCCAAGCTCATGCGGCTCCTCGTCGACGACGAGCCCTTCGACGTGCGGTACGGCGAGCTGCGCTCCCACGAGCGCACCCTGGACCTGCGCGCGGGCACGCTCGAGCGGATAGTGGAGTGGATCTCCCCGTCCGGCCAGGCGATCCGGGTGCGCACGGTCCGGCTGGTGTCGTTCACCCAGCGGGCGGTCGTCGCGTTCCTCTACGAGGTCGAGGCGGTCGACTCACCCGCCCGGCTGATCCTCCAGTCCGAGCTGGTGGCGAACGAGCAGCTCCCGCCGACCAGCAAGGACCCCCGCGTCGCCGCGGTGCTGGACCACCCGCTCCAGGCCGAGGAGCTGCTGGAGCAGCGCACCGGCGGCCTGCTCGTGCACCGGACCAAGGCCAGCGACCTGCGGATGGCCGCGGCGATGGAGCACCTCGTCGAGGCGCCGGGCAAGCACGCCGTCACCACCGAGGGGCACCCGGACTGGCTGCGTACCACGGTGGCCTGCAAGCTCGAGCCGGGGCAGAAGCTGCGCGTCGTCAAGCTGGCCGCGTACGGCTGGTCCAGCAACCGTTCGCTGCCCGCGGTGCGCGACCAGGTCGGCGCCGCGCTGGCCAGCGCCCGGCTGGACGGCTGGGAGGGCCTGGTCGAGGCGCAGCGCGACTACCTCGACGCGTTCTGGGACCACTCCGACGTCAAGGTCGAGGGTGACCCGGAGGTGCAGCAGGCGGTGCGCTTCGGCCTCTTCCACATGCTGCAATCCGGCGCCCGCGCCGAGCAGCGGCCGATCGGCTCCAAGGGCCTCACCGGCCCGGGCTACGACGGCCACACGTTCTGGGACGCCGAGACGTTCGTGCTGCCGGCCCTGACCTACACCCAGCCGTCCGCGGCCGCGGACGTGCTGCGCTGGCGGCACTCGACGCTGGATCTGGCCCGGGAGCGCGCGCAGACCCTCGGCCTGCAAGGCGCGGCCTTCCCGTGGCGCACCATCCGCGGGCAGGAGTGCTCGGCCTACTGGCCGGCCGGCACGGCCGGCTTCCACATCGGCGCCGACATCGCCGACGCCGTGCGCCGCTACGTCTCGGCGACCGGTGACTTCGACTTCGAGCGCGAGGTCGGCCTCGAGCTGCTGGTCGAGACCGCCCGGCTGTGGCGTTCGCTGGGCCACCACGACCGGCACGGCCGCTTCCACATCGACGGCGTCACCGGCCCGGACGAGTACACGGCCGTGGTCAACGACAACATCTACACCAACCTGATGGCGCAGCAGAACCTGTTCGCCGCGGCGGACGCGGTGAAGCGGCATCCCGACCTCGCCCGCAGGCTGGGCGTGGACGGCGAGGAGTCGGCGTCGTGGCGGGACGCGGCGGCGTCCGTGCACATCCCGTACGACCGGGAGCTCGGGGTGCATCAGCAGTCGGAGGGCTTCACCCGGCTTCAGGAGTGGGACTTCGAGAACACCCCGCCGGAGGCGTACCCGCTGCTGCTGAACTACCCGTACTTCGACCTGTACCGCAAGCAGGTGGTCAAGCAGGCCGACCTGGTCATGGCGATGTACGTGCGCGGCGACGCCTTCACGCCGGAGGAGAAGGCCCGCAACTTCGCGTACTACGACTCGCGTACCGTGCGGGACTCGTCGCTGTCGGCGTGTATCCAGGCCGTCATGGCCGCGGAGGTCGGTCACCTCGAGCTGGCCCATGACTACCTGGGCGAGGCCGCCCTGATGGACCTGCACGACCTGCACCAGAACGCCCGCGACGGCGTGCACGTGGCGTCGCTCGCCGGCTCCTGGATCGCACTGGTGGCGGGACTGGGCGGCATGCGGGACTCGGGCGGGCAGCTGTCGTTCGCGCCGCGCCTGCCGAGCCGGATCAACGCGCTGGAGTTCTCGCTGCTCTGGCGCGGTCTGCGGCTGCGGGTGGAGGTGACGGCCGACGAGGTCACCTACTCGCTGCGCAACGGCGGCGGCTCGGCCCGGCTGGACCTCCTGCACCACGGCAAGGAGGTCACGATCACCCAGGTGAAGCCGGTCGTGCTGGCCATCCCGCCGGCGCCGCCGACCGGACCGCAGCCGAACCAGCCGTTCGGTCGTGCCCCGGTCCGGCGGGCCACCGGCAGCTGA
- a CDS encoding HAD family hydrolase — translation MLGLPPQVTACLFDLDGVLTQTALVHNAAWKQTFDAFLEAWSARHEQPFVPFDSGADYHKYVDGRPRADGVRTFLASRGITLPEGTPDDGPDEETVNGIGNRKNELVLQKIAEGAVQVYAGSVDYLHAVRDAGLRRAVVSASANCADVLNAAGIADLLEVRVDGVTARAEQLPGKPAPDTFLYGAKLLGVDPANCAVFEDALAGVAAGKAGGFGIVIGVDRVGQADALRAHGADIVVQDLAELLK, via the coding sequence GTGCTCGGACTACCTCCCCAAGTGACGGCCTGCCTTTTCGACCTCGACGGTGTGCTCACACAGACCGCCCTGGTACATAACGCGGCATGGAAGCAGACCTTCGACGCGTTTCTCGAGGCGTGGTCAGCGCGGCATGAACAGCCGTTCGTGCCGTTCGACTCCGGCGCCGACTACCACAAGTACGTCGACGGCCGGCCGCGCGCCGACGGGGTTCGCACCTTCCTCGCCTCGCGGGGCATAACCCTGCCCGAAGGCACGCCCGACGACGGTCCCGACGAGGAGACCGTCAACGGCATCGGCAACCGCAAGAATGAACTCGTCCTCCAGAAGATCGCGGAAGGCGCGGTACAGGTGTACGCCGGATCGGTCGACTACCTGCACGCCGTCCGGGACGCGGGCCTGCGCCGCGCCGTCGTCTCGGCCAGTGCCAACTGCGCGGACGTGCTGAACGCGGCCGGCATCGCGGACCTGCTCGAGGTGCGCGTTGACGGCGTGACGGCCCGCGCGGAGCAGCTGCCGGGCAAGCCGGCCCCGGACACCTTCCTGTACGGCGCCAAACTGCTCGGCGTGGATCCCGCAAACTGCGCCGTGTTCGAGGATGCCCTGGCCGGCGTGGCCGCGGGCAAGGCCGGCGGATTCGGCATCGTGATCGGCGTCGACCGGGTCGGCCAGGCCGACGCGTTGCGCGCACACGGCGCCGACATCGTCGTGCAGGACCTCGCCGAACTCCTGAAGTAA
- a CDS encoding ATP-binding protein has translation MEETVDHDVLRPAPGRESPDGAPARTDPDRSGLTLLDRTFGRDEITVVRHEVTARLDRGALGDRLHGFVLAINEIITNAVLHAGGHGRIVLWGTAGSLWCTVTDSGPGIPERFRHPPEAPEAFEVGGRGIWLAHQLCDEVTMATGPIGTTIGLRIGLPGRITLSDLVNGA, from the coding sequence GTGGAGGAAACTGTCGACCACGATGTGCTGCGTCCGGCTCCGGGCAGGGAGTCGCCGGACGGTGCACCGGCGCGTACAGATCCTGATCGATCCGGTCTCACCCTGCTGGACCGCACGTTCGGCCGCGACGAGATCACCGTGGTGCGCCACGAGGTCACGGCGCGGCTCGATCGCGGAGCGCTCGGCGATCGCCTGCACGGCTTCGTGCTGGCGATCAACGAGATCATCACCAATGCCGTCCTGCACGCCGGCGGTCACGGCCGGATCGTGCTGTGGGGCACCGCCGGGTCCCTGTGGTGCACGGTGACCGACTCCGGGCCGGGGATACCGGAGCGGTTCCGGCATCCGCCGGAGGCGCCGGAGGCGTTCGAGGTGGGCGGCCGGGGCATCTGGCTGGCGCACCAACTGTGCGACGAAGTAACGATGGCCACCGGTCCGATTGGGACGACTATCGGACTCCGAATTGGCCTGCCCGGGCGTATTACCCTGTCTGACCTGGTCAACGGCGCTTAG